GTGGCTGCCGCTCGGGGAGTTGGGGCGGTTCGTGGTGCAGGCCGGCCCGGTCGCGATCGACCGCGCCGAACAGGCGTACATCACGAACCTATCCGCCGACCTCGTCGAGGGCGCGCCCGGGGTGTTCCAGGTCCGCGCGCAAATCGAGGCGGCGTTCGCGGAGGCCGGCATCACCGACGACGACGTCCGCGTCGGGACCGGCGTCGGGCCGGACCTGTTGGGCGACCTGGTGATCTACGGGCCGATCGCCTTCCTGCTCGCGATCGTCCTCAACTACCTGGTGATCGCCAGCCAGTTCAACAGCTTCAAGTACCCGCTGTACCTGCTGTCGACCGTCCCGCTGGCGCTCGTCGGGGCGTTCTGGCTGTTCCTGTTGACCGGCAGCGCCCTCGACGTCATCAGCGTCCTCGGGGTGGTGATCCTGATCGGCCTGGTGACGAAGAACGCCATCCTGCTCCTCGACGTCGTCATGACCGGTCTCGAGGAGGACGAGACGCTCGAGGCGGCGCTCGTGCGCGCCGGACGGCTCCGCCTGCGGCCGATCCTGATGACGGCGCTCACGGTCGTGATGATCTCGATCCCGCTCCTCGCGGGGCTCGGCGAGGGCTCGGAGTTCCGCCAGCCGCTCGGCCTCGTGATCGTCGGCGGGGTGGTGTCCTCGACGTTCCTGACGTTGTTCGTGGTGCCCGCGGCGTTCTACCGCTTCGAGCGCCACCGCTTCCCGACCGAGGCGGCCCCCACCCGCCGCACGCGCGACCGTCGGGCGCCCGGCGCGCCCCTCCCGGAGGCCGGCGGCAGCGACTGACGGCGTGCTAGCATCGCCGGCGTTCACCCGCCCGGGACCGTCCCCGCGCGCCTCCGGCGCGCCCACGGGGGCGGTCCCGACGTCGGAGACCCGCCCGCCGCCACCCGGCGGCGGAGCCCACCGCCTGGAGGCTCCATGGACGTCCTCGTCTTCCTCGTGCCCCTCGCCGCCGCCGTCGCGCTCGGTGCGGCCTTCACCCTCGCGCGTTCGGTGCTGTCCGCGCCCAGCGGGAACCCCCGCATGAACGAGATCGCCGACGCCGTGAAGCAGGGCGCCGGCGCGTACATGAACCGGCAGTACCGCACCATCCTCGTCGTCGCGATCCTCATCGTTGCGGTCTTCGCCCTCGTCGCCTGGACGCGGGGCGACCCGCACGAGGCGACGAACTGGTGGTGGACCACCGTCGGCTTCGGCTTCGGGGCGGCGTTCAGCGCCATCGCCGGGTACGTCGGCATGGGCGTCGCGGTGCGCGCCAACGTCCGCGTCGCGCAGGCGGCCCGCGACGGGCTGCCCGGCGCCCTGACGATCGCCTTCGGGGGCGGCGCCGTGTCCGGCCTCGCCGTCGCCGGCCTGGCGCTGCTCGGCGTGTCCGGCTTCTACGTCCTGTTCGACCTGGTTCTGGGGCTCGACAACCCGGTCGAGCCGCTCGTCGGCTTCGCGTTCGGCGCGTCGTTGATCAGCCTCTTCGCGCGGGTCGGGGGCGGGATCTACACCAAGGCGGCGGACGTCGGCGCGGACCTGGTCGGCAAGGTCGAGGCGGGCATCCCCGAGGACGACCCCCGCAACCCGGCGGTCATCGCC
The sequence above is drawn from the Trueperaceae bacterium genome and encodes:
- a CDS encoding sodium/proton-translocating pyrophosphatase, with amino-acid sequence MDVLVFLVPLAAAVALGAAFTLARSVLSAPSGNPRMNEIADAVKQGAGAYMNRQYRTILVVAILIVAVFALVAWTRGDPHEATNWWWTTVGFGFGAAFSAIAGYVGMGVAVRANVRVAQAARDGLPGALTIAFGGGAVSGLAVAGLALLGVSGFYVLFDLVLGLDNPVEPLVGFAFGASLISLFARVGGGIYTKAADVGADLVGKVEAGIPEDDPRNPAVIA